One stretch of Pseudomonas fluorescens Q2-87 DNA includes these proteins:
- a CDS encoding DUF1175 domain-containing protein has protein sequence MLALLLGRPALAIEAPSLDVEQSQVFRAWFVRIAQEQLSKGPSPRWYQQDCAGLVRFAANEALKIHDDKWLRSNGLSNRYLPPELPLSDAQRRLAQQWQQGGGKVGPYVNAIKLIQFNSRLVGRDVAQARPGDLMFFDQGDDQHLMIWMGRYIAYHTGTTTPTDNGMRSASLQQLMNWKDTRWIPDAANPNFIGVYRLNFLSQ, from the coding sequence ATGCTGGCGTTGCTGCTGGGCAGGCCTGCGCTTGCCATCGAGGCGCCGTCACTGGACGTGGAGCAATCCCAGGTGTTTCGCGCCTGGTTCGTGCGCATTGCCCAGGAACAACTGAGCAAAGGCCCGAGCCCGCGCTGGTACCAACAGGATTGTGCCGGGCTGGTGCGCTTTGCTGCCAACGAAGCGCTGAAGATCCACGACGACAAGTGGCTGCGCAGCAATGGCCTGTCCAATCGCTACCTGCCGCCGGAATTGCCACTGAGCGATGCGCAACGGCGCCTCGCCCAGCAATGGCAGCAGGGCGGCGGCAAGGTCGGGCCCTACGTCAACGCCATCAAGCTGATCCAGTTCAACAGTCGCCTGGTGGGCCGCGATGTCGCCCAGGCCCGCCCCGGCGACCTGATGTTCTTCGACCAGGGCGACGACCAGCACCTGATGATCTGGATGGGTCGCTACATCGCCTATCACACCGGCACCACAACCCCTACCGACAACGGCATGCGCTCCGCAAGCCTGCAACAACTCATGAACTGGAAGGACACCCGATGGATACCCGACGCAGCCAACCCCAACTTCATCGGCGTCTATCGACTCAACTTTCTCTCCCAATGA
- a CDS encoding DUF2138 domain-containing protein, protein MSDNTASPTTPTPVAKPVRRWPALLIGLCLVVGVAAGLGWFMLKPKAPPMELALDKLGLSRPDGLLETHSLSQLPKDLLAVPFLKATLTEDFVFYYEAHADRLGLIGSLRRIIYEHDLKLQDSLIEALFDQPADVALWRGADGRLKDFLLVMDRGGLAKMLEPLAKVALDDTQLSKFTDLKVGGDDVALYQLSYNASKSLLFASHGDKLVVLSNPTKLYDPSAGQAVEPGSVSTTALAALLNGDKLFPEAFGLPPKAPELKQRISVNSSVLAMGYQRFIPNFAGLRFDMDDKGWHSFLAMDELENQADFDFKPIWQAMPMGASACVALPLAAEPQKPLLVKLGADEKTAQAMVDHMAGAAGLCWYADSRLYTPLLVASLNEDDGKLDGDLGSLFGSMVGAYENNVAEHAFPVVEKQQGPTHQWLRQVSSNFGPYLAKEAEQPDAITGKAFLRVSLARHGSTLLFSLDDKLVDKALGTLDKRFPPMADVVPKDLLMPIYFGPDSMAQLMQRETLDSLPQDMEPVFYNAAQTYLIPKLRTLGGYGKYALTLPAGSEPDGHWQWLPLEWKAL, encoded by the coding sequence ATGAGCGACAACACTGCTTCCCCGACCACGCCGACACCTGTCGCCAAACCTGTTCGCCGCTGGCCGGCGCTGCTGATCGGGCTGTGCCTGGTGGTCGGTGTCGCCGCCGGGTTGGGCTGGTTCATGCTCAAGCCCAAGGCGCCGCCCATGGAGCTGGCGTTGGACAAGCTCGGCCTGAGTCGCCCCGACGGCCTGCTCGAGACCCATTCCCTGAGCCAGTTGCCCAAGGATCTGCTGGCGGTGCCGTTCCTCAAGGCCACCCTCACTGAAGACTTCGTCTTCTATTACGAGGCCCATGCCGATCGCCTCGGGTTGATCGGCAGCCTGCGCCGGATCATCTACGAGCATGACCTCAAGTTGCAGGACAGCCTGATCGAGGCGCTTTTCGATCAGCCGGCCGATGTGGCGCTGTGGCGCGGGGCCGACGGTCGCCTCAAGGATTTCCTGCTGGTGATGGATCGCGGCGGCCTGGCCAAGATGCTCGAACCGCTGGCGAAGGTCGCCCTGGACGACACGCAGTTGAGCAAGTTCACCGACCTGAAAGTCGGCGGCGATGACGTCGCGCTCTATCAACTGAGCTACAACGCCAGCAAATCCCTGCTCTTCGCGTCCCATGGCGACAAGCTGGTCGTGCTGTCCAACCCGACGAAGCTGTATGACCCGTCCGCCGGCCAAGCGGTTGAGCCGGGCAGTGTCTCGACCACCGCATTGGCCGCCTTGCTCAACGGCGACAAACTGTTTCCCGAAGCCTTCGGTCTGCCGCCCAAGGCGCCGGAGCTCAAGCAGCGCATTTCGGTCAACTCCAGCGTGCTCGCCATGGGTTACCAACGTTTCATCCCGAATTTCGCCGGGTTGCGCTTCGACATGGATGACAAGGGCTGGCACAGCTTCCTGGCCATGGACGAACTGGAAAACCAAGCGGATTTCGACTTCAAGCCGATCTGGCAGGCCATGCCCATGGGCGCCAGCGCTTGCGTTGCCTTGCCCCTGGCCGCCGAGCCGCAGAAACCGCTGTTGGTGAAACTCGGCGCCGATGAAAAAACCGCCCAGGCCATGGTCGACCATATGGCTGGCGCCGCCGGCCTGTGCTGGTACGCCGACTCGCGGTTGTACACGCCGCTGCTGGTGGCGAGCCTGAATGAAGACGATGGCAAGCTCGATGGCGACTTGGGCAGCCTGTTCGGTTCGATGGTGGGCGCCTACGAAAACAATGTCGCCGAGCACGCGTTCCCGGTCGTTGAGAAACAGCAAGGCCCGACGCACCAGTGGCTGCGTCAGGTCAGCTCCAACTTCGGCCCTTACCTGGCCAAGGAAGCGGAGCAACCCGACGCGATCACTGGCAAGGCATTCTTGCGCGTCAGCCTGGCGCGCCACGGTTCGACCTTGCTGTTCTCCCTCGATGACAAGCTGGTGGACAAGGCCCTCGGCACCCTCGACAAGCGCTTCCCGCCGATGGCCGACGTGGTGCCGAAGGATCTGCTGATGCCGATCTATTTCGGCCCGGATTCCATGGCGCAACTGATGCAGCGCGAGACCCTCGACAGCCTGCCCCAGGACATGGAGCCGGTGTTCTACAACGCCGCGCAAACCTACCTGATCCCGAAGCTGCGCACCCTCGGCGGCTACGGCAAGTACGCCCTGACCTTGCCGGCAGGCAGTGAGCCGGATGGCCACTGGCAGTGGCTGCCGCTGGAATGGAAAGCGCTGTGA
- a CDS encoding YfaP family protein: MRFLSLLIVLLGAPLAWAQPSAELSEPVGGWRYSGLLDRTENPQVAYPTPPIDRGVQRNRTMIEGRLKDIGTARGPHSLAVNGNPLNLYTDDEGRFARPYAFGAGSNSVEVRSSEGQSLKRVQFYEANSLRTPAQIRVVLGWDDPKAELDLHIITPDGQHAFFGQPALTNGGGLDPDGVDGPGPEMFTMTAPMHGTYLVYVNYWGNYGSGGYNFEETSNENEVITSQINLVLNENTVNEKRETFVVPLRAIGDLLLVKTFNY; this comes from the coding sequence ATCGTGCTGTTGGGCGCGCCGCTGGCCTGGGCGCAGCCTTCGGCCGAGCTTTCGGAGCCGGTCGGCGGGTGGCGCTACAGCGGCTTGCTCGACCGCACGGAAAACCCACAGGTTGCCTACCCCACGCCGCCCATCGACCGCGGCGTGCAGCGCAACCGCACGATGATCGAAGGCCGCCTCAAGGACATCGGCACCGCCCGCGGTCCCCACAGCCTGGCGGTCAACGGCAATCCACTGAATCTCTACACCGACGACGAGGGGCGTTTCGCCCGGCCGTATGCGTTCGGTGCCGGCTCCAACAGCGTCGAAGTGCGCAGCTCCGAGGGTCAATCCCTCAAGCGGGTGCAGTTCTATGAGGCCAACAGCCTGCGCACCCCGGCGCAGATTCGTGTGGTGCTGGGCTGGGACGACCCGAAGGCCGAACTGGACCTGCACATCATTACGCCCGACGGCCAGCACGCCTTCTTCGGCCAGCCTGCATTGACCAACGGCGGTGGCCTCGATCCCGATGGCGTCGATGGGCCCGGCCCGGAAATGTTCACCATGACCGCGCCGATGCACGGCACGTACCTGGTCTACGTGAACTATTGGGGCAACTACGGCAGCGGCGGTTATAACTTCGAGGAAACCAGCAACGAGAACGAGGTGATCACCTCGCAGATCAACCTGGTGCTCAACGAAAACACCGTCAATGAAAAACGCGAGACCTTTGTCGTGCCCCTGCGCGCCATTGGCGATCTGTTGCTGGTCAAGACTTTCAACTACTAA